The window TTATCGCCGATTATGACAGTGTTTGGAAAGATTATACAAGATATAAAAGTAAAGGCGACGGCTGGTATGACTTGTGTAAAAATCCTCCTAGCGATTGGGAGAAAAACAAACCTGTAGTAGAAGCTCTTGCAAATGCAGGTTATAAAGTTAAGGTTATACCTGAAATTAAGAATATAAAAGATAAGTATAAAAAAGAGTGGAGTAATCCCGATGTTTTCGTTAATGGTTTTTTATGGGATATAAAAGAACCTGAAAAAATGACGGTTAGTGCTATTAAAGGCAGGCTTGTAAGCAGTCAAAAAAGACAGAACCTAACAAAAACCGTTTTAAATGTTCCTGATGAAATGCCTGAAGATGTGTTGATAAACGGCATAAAAAGACAGGCTAATGATCCGAACAATAAGATAACAGATATTCTTTTAATTTATAAAGGGAATATACAAGAATTAAAAATGGCGGACTTTATAATAAAAAAAGCCAAGTAATAAACTTGGCTTTTAAGGGAGGTACAGGTTTCACATACTACTAAGATATGGTAACCCGTACCAGTAAGGTTTTACCTTACCTTATCTTTTATTATACTCTATTATCGGTAAAAGTCAAGTAGGTTTTAACATTTTTTTGTTCAAGGAAGAGAGATGGTATCCCCCCTTGCCTCAGCCGTAGCGGTTGGGCAAAATAGATTAACCAAAACTTCTAGTAGGGAGATACCATCGAAATGGATTATTACACATCTTATAAAAACAGTAAAGACCCCTCATTGTTAAGAAAAGAACTGGTCAGCTATGCGATAAACTGCGGCAACAAAAAAGCTGCACACCACTTTCAAACTACCGTAAAAACGGTAAGAAAATGGAGAAAACGATGGGATGAAAAAAAAGGCGCAGGTCTTAATGACCGGTCTAAAAAACCTGAAAAAAGTCCCCGCATGATGAAGATGTATTGGCAATTCAAGATTAAAAGCATAGCAGAAAAAGCGGCAGCCGATAATAAACGCATTAACGGTGCAATGATTAAACAAGAGTATAGCATTCCTTACTCCGGTAAGACAATCGTCAAATACTTGAAACAATACTACAAACTCCCAGACAAAAAAACGCATCGGGATCGGAACTGCCGCGGGAGATTAAAAATAAATACCGTGCATTTGAAAAAATACAAGTAGATATCAAGTATTTGGACGATATTCCTGAATTTTATGATGATTTTATGCGCTTTCACTTACCAAAATACCAAATAACCGCTCGATGTATCAGAACAGGGGCATTATTCATCGGCTATACACAGCAACATAGTACGACCGCTACCTCCATTTTTATATACCGACTTTTAACTCATTTAAAGCACTATGGCGTAAAACCCGCTGAAGTAACGATCCAAACCGATAACGGTACTGAATTTGCCGCTCCTTGGAACAGCCTGAAAAAAACACTTTTTACTAAAATTATTGAGCTTTCCTTCCGTTCTACACATAAAACTATTCCTGTCGGTGCTAAGACGTATCAAAGCGATGTGGAAAGTTCTCATCGGCTTATTGAAGATGAGTTTTATGCCTGCCGATATTTTTCCGGTACGCAAGACTTTTTGAACAAGGCTCATCAGTATCAAACCTATTTTAACTTTAAGCGTTTTAATACCTACAAAAAAGGCTCTCCGGTGCAGCTGTTACAACAGGCTGCTTGTTATCTTAACCCAGCCGTTTTAAACTTTAAACCGGTTCTTGTTGACAAGTTCTTTAATTTATATAAAGATGAATTTAGATTGCTCGCTTCTTAAATACGGGGGTACCATCTCTCTTCATATCCCATCTATAAATAATTTTTAAACTCTTTCCATTTACCTGCGCTCCCGCAAAGTTCTTTTTAAAAGAGTAAAATAAACTATTATGAAGCATTTCGATTTTTATAAATTAAAAACCGCTTGATTATTTTAAAGAAAACATAATATAGAATGCTTATAAAAACGGTTAAAATAATACCTGTTCGGACTTATTTTTACATACAGGCCAAAACATATAAAACACCGTAAAATTTAAACCGCCTTCTTTATTCAATTCAGATTAAATCTTTTCTTACCGCCGCTATTTTAGAAATAAGACCGTATTTAATCGCTTCTTCCGCATCAA is drawn from Treponema pedis and contains these coding sequences:
- a CDS encoding helix-turn-helix domain-containing protein; the protein is MDYYTSYKNSKDPSLLRKELVSYAINCGNKKAAHHFQTTVKTVRKWRKRWDEKKGAGLNDRSKKPEKSPRMMKMYWQFKIKSIAEKAAADNKRINGAMIKQEYSIPYSGKTIVKYLKQYYKLPDKKTHRDRNCRGRLKINTVHLKKYK